The Diorhabda sublineata isolate icDioSubl1.1 chromosome 6, icDioSubl1.1, whole genome shotgun sequence genome includes a window with the following:
- the LOC130445565 gene encoding uncharacterized protein LOC130445565 — protein MDEEVKDIIKCHRNPLTKVDLIGPKLFSKDSSLQTRDLILKNLESLENALRNRKVEKRCSRAQAEWDESLNLAKVNKVVKGLLENFGYQNKHGIYMYPEEMLYLVETNRMEVSVNKVYLTVQECFNIVLNSPEMQLIKYRVYKKLIHLGYKVFRYSEFVRKFKKIENKETITQKCGFITNNEQQKRQFHDPKEETNHKKVCVDHDRPDAITLKNKCIENLYGRLKQIAPQKYVPGNKTGIDPDYCVFQSKNPSKTDLYFNVYICETNILDHVEYFSKHPSLYVICSGDNISLYKMGVVNIPTIELNLDD, from the exons atggaTGAAGA AGTGAAAGATATTATAAAATGTCATAGAAATCCACTAACTAAAGTAGATCTAATTGGACCGAAGCTATTTTCTAAAGATTCCTCTCTACAAACTCGagatcttattttaaaaaatttggaaagtttGGAAAATGCTTTGAGaaatagaaaagttgaaaaaag ATGTTCTAGAGCACAAGCTGAATGGGACGAATCATTGAATTTAGCAAAAGTAAATAAAGTAGTGAAGggtttattagaaaattttggaTATCAGAATAAACACGGAATTTACATGTATCCAGAGGAGATGCTATATTTAGTTGAAACC AATCGAATGGAAGTGTCTGTAAACAAAGTTTATTTAACGGTACAAGAATGTTTCAATATAGTTTTAAATTCTCCAGAAAtgcaattaataaaatatagagtgtacaaaaaattgattcatcTAGGATATAAAGTATTTAGATACAGTgaatttgttagaaaatttaaaaaaattgaaaataaagaaacaattaCGCAAAAATGCGGATTTATAACTAATAATGAACAACAAAAACGTCAATTTCACGATCCCAAAGAGGAAACAAACCATAAAAAAGTTTGTGTAGACCACGATAGACCTGATGCGATTAcacttaaaaataaatgtatcgaAAATTTGTATGGGAGGCTAAAACAAATCGCCCCTCAAAAATATGTGCCAGGTAATAAAACTGGTATAGATCCAGATTACTGCgtttttcaatcgaaaaatCCTAGTAAAACAGATTTGTATTTCAATGTGTACATTtg tGAAACAAATATACTCGATCACgtggaatatttttcaaaacatccaAGTTTATATGTTATATGCAGTGGAGATAACATTTCTCTTTATAAAATGGGAGTAGTAAACATACCTACCATAGAATTGAATTTGGACgactaa
- the LOC130445566 gene encoding ankyrin repeat domain-containing protein 40-like encodes MSGILEEKLREAASIGDTERVAMLLSQNVDVNSQNSVNGWTALHWAYKRGNENIIKLLNDHGANPDIKNFKGQTPNDLCPNLNTSNDTSDYGSKFIPNYLKNPPLQIDLELGNRMRKGSDFANMPITPLPVLQNDDLVLKVRVHGSSDPDFIEIEIPRWKLTYSHLMNVCCQELEILDSQVERIRKLPNTRLRKDSDVKRLRDYQALEVVIKSPLNGDKMTNCYPSISTKNQTILY; translated from the exons ATGTCAGGTATTCTCGAAGAAAAATTGAGGGAAGCAGCTAGCATTGGAGACACCGAAAGGGTTGCTATGTTGCTCTCTCAAAACGTAGATGTAAATTCTCAAAACTCCGTAAATGGATG GACGGCACTTCATTGGGCTTATAAAAGAGgaaacgaaaatattataaaactccTTAATGATCATGGAGCGAATccagatataaaaaattttaaagggCAAACTCCTAACGATTTATGTCCAAATTTAAATACTTCAAATGATACCAGTGATTACGGATCTAAgtttattccaaattatttaaaaaatcccCCTCTTCAGATTGATCTAGAGTTAGGAAATAGAATGAGGAAAGGTTCTGATTTTGCAAACATGCCCATTACTCCATTACCCGTGTTACAAAATGATG ATCTCGTTTTAAAAGTGAGAGTTCACGGATCATCCGATCCAGATTTCATTGAAATCGAAATTCCCAGATGGAAATTAACGTATTCCCATCTAATGAATGTATGTTGTCAGGAATTGGAGATTCTTGATAGTCAAGTCGAACGGATAAGAAAACTTCCTAACACGAGATTGAGAAAAGACAGCGACGTGAAACGTTTGAGGGACTATCAAGCTTTGGAAGTTGTTATTAAATCCCCCTTGAATGGAGATAAAATGACAAATTGCTATCCAAGCATATCGACAAAAAACCAGACTattctttattga
- the LOC130445093 gene encoding uncharacterized protein LOC130445093, protein MNTMKLSLSTLVIFIVLKVIECFPLETSNERRARQLSYFDILPSKLDYNNLELTNGNYMPLTLEDNPLSRAVPSRKQNYDSPVYYIRMPPQPYVFVSGIGYVSPPVSPPMSQLLNIPVPFVSNGKPNSIYQWSGGFQNFPTEVAPTYPSYTQVKPKPQESTKKPLADSTIHRLPGNFAFNGKPEDIYVLRDSYNSLLSDVLQNVYP, encoded by the exons atGAATAcg aTGAAACTATCACTATCCACTCTCGTAATCTTCATTGTACTAAAAGTAATAGAATGTTTTCCATTAGAAACTTCCAACGAACGAAGAGCGAGACAATTGTCATATTTCGATATTCTTCCATCTAAATTAGATTACAATAACCTAGAATTAACTAACGGCAACTACATGCCTCTCACTCTCGAAGATAATCCTCTAAGTAGGGCCGTTCCGTCTAGAAAACAAAACTACGACTCGCcagtttattatattagaatGCCCCCACAACCTTACGTTTTCGTTTCCGGTATCGGGTACGTCTCTCCCCCAGTATCTCCCCCGATGTCACAACTTTTAAATATTCCCGTGCCGTTTGTTTCGAACGGTAAACCTAATTCTATATATCAATGGTCCGGgggatttcaaaattttcccaCCGAAGTTGCCCCTACGTATCCTAGTTATACTCAAGTTAAACCTAAACCTCAGGAATCTACGAAGAAGCCTTTAGCGGATTCTACTATTCATAGATTACCAGGAAATTTCGCTTTCAATGGAAAACCTGAAGATATTTATGTTTTAAGAGACTCTTATAATTCGTTGTTGAGTGATGTTTTACAAAACGTATATCCTTAA
- the LOC130445095 gene encoding SUN domain-containing protein 2-like — translation MKREQETMRRNIRKSIQKELEKYSWDKTGRTDFALETSGGRIVRLSKDTENFDASKSILGITLCEGMHGPRAMLQADMSPGHCWALKGSSGGVVIKLLGKIKINAVTIEHIPENMSPTLDIQSAPKDFEIWGIKDVNEKGEYIGRFTFKLNGQSIQTFDINQSNFYSYIEFRVLTNHNNPDYTCVYRLRVHGILAT, via the coding sequence ATGAAAAGAGAACAAGAAACCATGAggagaaatattagaaaatcgATAcagaaagaattggaaaaatataGTTGGGATAAAACAGGAAGAACGGATTTTGCTTTAGAAACTTCCGGTGGAAGAATCGTGAGATTGTCTAAAGACACGGAAAACTTCGACGCGTCGAAATCCATATTGGGGATCACACTTTGCGAAGGAATGCACGGTCCTAGAGCGATGCTGCAAGCGGATATGTCCCCGGGACATTGCTGGGCTTTGAAAGGATCTAGCGGCGGAGTCGTCATTAAACTGTTgggtaaaataaaaataaacgccGTAACTATTGAACATATTCCCGAAAATATGTCGCCGACTTTAGATATACAATCGGCTCCTAAGGATTTCGAGATATGGGGTATTAAAGACGTTAACGAAAAAGGTGAATACATTGGAAGGTTCACGTTTAAATTGAATGGACAATCGATTCAAACATTCGATATTAATCAGTctaatttttatagttatataGAATTTCGTGTTCTAACTAATCATAATAACCCTGATTATACTTGCGTGTATAGGTTAAGAGTTCACGGGATTTTGGCGACGTAA
- the LOC130445567 gene encoding sialin-like, translating to MAHISFKNCIPVRAIIWVMCFTCTLFLYMLRINLSIIILAMVQPNEKGNKTFVPECKVIKQNLTFDGLTAEALHSNIEDYGVRYDWSSELQGLILGSYFWGFTIAGFPGGAIAEKFGPSKCVTISFLVSGILTLIGPWAAALNPWLLIISRFVIGIFGGVVFPSLHCLVARWAPPDEKGKFVGALLGGSLGTVITWPLLGYIIETFGWTWAFIGSGGCVIAWTISWYFLVTDSPEQHRTITEEEVRHITESLSGSISKVKRFPPYKDIFLTIPFWALLILHFGNLWGLFFLMTAGPNFLSSVLGFTLGHTGILASLPYLARLILGIIFGQIGDFIIRKHYMEKTTIRKSFILFSHFLPGVLLFAQTFVGCDVTWAIVLITMSLGLNGASTLTNLQNSQDLSPNFAGTLYGIINCVGSTTGFINPTIVGYMTAERNGLDEWHHIFYIGSSVYIACGIVFCIFGTADKQPWNDVTDKTKPDTEGVENIGFEDVDFSKSTSRENTKI from the exons ATGGCGCACATTTCCTTCAAAA attGTATACCAGTGAGAGCGATAATATGGGTTATGTGCTTCACTTGTACATTATTCTTGTACATGCTAAGAATAAATTTATCCATTATTATCTTAGCGATGGTACAACCTAACGAGAAAGGTAACAAAACGTTCGTTCCGGAATGTaaagtaataaaacaaaatttaactttCGACGGTCTGACTGCCGAAGCTCTACATTCAAATATAGAAGAC tatGGAGTTAGGTACGATTGGAGTAGCGAGCTTCAAGGACTCATTTTGGGATCTTATTTTTGGGGATTTACTATAGCTGGTTTCCCGGGAGGCGCTATCGCCGAAAAATTCGGTCCTTCGAAATGTGTCACTATATCGTTTTTAGTTTCCGGTATATTAACGTTAATAGGCCCGTGGGCCGCGGCGTTGAATCCTTGGTTACTTATTATTTCAAGATTTGTTATTGGAATCTTCGGG GGCGTGGTTTTTCCCAGTCTTCACTGTTTGGTAGCTCGATGGGCGCCGCCTGACGAAAAAGGAAAATTCGTGGGAGCTCTTTTGGGTGGTAGTTTGGGAACTGTAATTACTTGGCCTCTTTTGGGGTACATTATAGAGACTTTCGGTTGGACTTGGGCGTTTATTGGATCCGGTGGTTGCGTAATCGCTTGGACGATTTCCTGGTACTTTTTAGTAACCGATTCTCCAGAACAACATCGGACAATAACAGAAGAAGAAGTGAGACATATCACGGAGAGTCTGTCAGGAAGTATATCCAAAGTAAAA aGATTTCCTCCATATAAGGATATATTTCTAACGATCCCTTTTTGGGCATTACTGATATTACATTTTGGTAACCTTTGGGGATTATTTTTCCTAATGACGGCCGGACCGAATTTCTTATCTTCCGTACTAGGATTTACATTAGGACATACTGGAATTTTGGCATCGTTGCCGTATTTAGCGAGGTTGATTTTAGGAATAATTTTCGGTCAAATCGGCGATTTTATCATCAGGAAACATTACATGGAAAAAACTACAATCAGGAAAagcttcattttatttt CTCATTTTTTACCGGGTGTACTTTTATTCGCTCAAACGTTCGTCGGTTGCGATGTCACGTGGGCGATCGTATTGATAACGATGTCTTTGGGGTTGAATGGCGCCTCTACATTgactaatttacaaaattcgCAAGATTTATCACCTAATTTTGCTGGTACTCTCTACGGTATCATCAATTGCGTAGGAAGTACCACAGGATTCATTAATCCCACCATAGTTGGATATATGACAGCTGAACGT AACGGTCTCGACGAATGGCATCACATCTTCTACATCGGTTCTTCTGTTTATATAGCATGCGGAATTGTATTTTGCATATTCGGAACCGCCGACAAACAACCTTGGAACGACGTAACAGATAAAACTAAACCAGATACCGAAGGAGTCGAAAATATCGGTTTCGAAGACgtcgatttttcaaaaagtaccagcagagaaaatacaaaaatataa